Proteins encoded by one window of Prevotella nigrescens:
- the ung gene encoding uracil-DNA glycosylase, producing MVDIEASWKQHLEREFTKPYFTQLTESVRNEYRNSLCFPPGKLVFNAFNLCPFDKVKVVILGQDPYHEQGQAMGLSFSVPEGIMLPPSLQNIYKEIQNDLGKPIPTSGDLTRWAKQGVLLLNATLTVRAHIANSHQTLGWANFTDAAIEALSAHREHVVFMLWGGFARSKKRLIDANRHCIIESVHPSPLSANRGGWFGQHQFSRCNAYLKQQGLDEIDW from the coding sequence ATGGTAGATATTGAGGCTTCTTGGAAACAACACTTGGAGAGGGAGTTTACGAAACCTTACTTCACCCAACTCACCGAAAGTGTGCGCAACGAGTATAGGAACAGCTTGTGCTTTCCACCGGGAAAACTTGTTTTCAATGCTTTTAATCTTTGTCCGTTCGACAAGGTTAAAGTGGTTATTCTTGGGCAAGACCCTTACCACGAGCAAGGACAAGCTATGGGTTTGAGCTTCTCTGTACCCGAAGGAATAATGCTGCCGCCGTCGCTTCAAAACATTTATAAAGAGATACAAAACGACCTTGGCAAACCCATACCCACATCGGGCGACCTAACACGTTGGGCGAAACAAGGCGTATTGCTGCTGAATGCCACGCTGACGGTGCGTGCACATATAGCCAACAGTCATCAAACTTTAGGTTGGGCGAACTTCACAGACGCCGCTATCGAGGCACTCAGTGCCCATCGCGAACACGTTGTCTTTATGCTTTGGGGTGGTTTTGCCCGCTCGAAAAAGCGATTGATAGATGCCAATCGCCATTGTATTATCGAATCGGTGCACCCCTCTCCGCTGTCGGCAAATAGAGGTGGCTGGTTCGGTCAGCACCAATTCTCACGTTGCAACGCTTATTTAAAGCAGCAGGGATTGGACGAAATAGATTGGTAA